One region of Candidatus Poribacteria bacterium genomic DNA includes:
- the larC gene encoding nickel pincer cofactor biosynthesis protein LarC, producing the protein MKIAYFDCFSGISGDMTLGALVDAGVPPQIVTDGLATLKLDAEFSLHFEKATKHGITGTQAIVEVHPAHTPHGDSHHSHNHGHEHHHEHGPSRHLSDIFKLLDNSDLDTEVRDTAKHVFDRLAEAEAKVHNTTKTKVHLHEVSGIDSIVDIVGSVIGLAHLDVDAVYASPLSLGRGFVRCAHGLMPVPVPGTMELLKGVPIHQTDIPKELVTPTGAALITTLSEEFGVMPQMRLDRVGYGAGTRDLEQRPNLLRLCLGEKTATSDSQTTHHHAETDSVEIIETNVDDMSPEITGYVTSQLFEHGALDVFLTPTFMKKGRPATQITVLCPTTHRDQLIKLLLTETTTFGVRLSSANRVKLRRDFTQVETQWGTIQAKRGYLNGALIKTIPEYEDCKRLAERNSIPLRQVYAEALSNLDSADPIYRSR; encoded by the coding sequence CAGCGGGGACATGACCCTTGGTGCTCTTGTTGATGCGGGTGTGCCCCCGCAAATAGTCACAGACGGACTGGCAACACTCAAATTAGATGCCGAGTTCAGTCTACACTTCGAGAAAGCCACGAAACACGGCATCACCGGCACCCAAGCGATCGTCGAAGTGCATCCTGCACACACTCCACACGGGGATTCACATCACTCGCACAACCATGGGCATGAACATCATCATGAGCATGGACCGAGTCGCCATCTCTCTGACATTTTCAAGTTGCTTGATAATAGCGACTTGGATACGGAGGTCCGGGACACCGCAAAACATGTCTTTGATCGACTCGCTGAGGCGGAAGCGAAGGTTCACAATACGACTAAAACGAAGGTTCACCTCCACGAGGTGAGTGGCATTGATTCAATCGTGGACATCGTGGGTTCCGTCATCGGTTTAGCACATCTGGACGTTGATGCTGTTTACGCCTCACCGCTCTCTCTCGGCAGAGGTTTTGTCCGATGTGCACACGGACTCATGCCCGTTCCTGTCCCTGGGACGATGGAACTCTTAAAAGGCGTGCCGATTCACCAAACCGACATCCCCAAGGAATTGGTAACACCGACTGGAGCGGCACTCATTACGACACTCTCTGAGGAATTCGGGGTCATGCCACAAATGCGATTGGACCGCGTTGGGTACGGTGCTGGCACCCGTGACCTTGAACAGCGTCCGAACCTCCTTCGGCTTTGTCTCGGTGAAAAAACCGCAACCAGCGACTCACAAACCACACACCATCACGCCGAAACTGATAGTGTGGAAATCATCGAGACCAATGTAGACGACATGTCGCCAGAAATTACGGGTTATGTTACCTCCCAACTCTTTGAACACGGTGCGCTTGATGTTTTTCTCACACCTACTTTCATGAAAAAGGGCAGACCCGCAACACAGATTACTGTGCTCTGCCCAACAACACATCGCGACCAACTCATCAAACTCCTCCTCACCGAGACCACAACTTTCGGTGTTAGACTCTCTTCCGCTAATCGGGTTAAACTGCGTCGCGATTTTACCCAAGTTGAGACGCAGTGGGGAACAATCCAAGCGAAACGTGGATATCTTAATGGTGCTCTTATCAAGACCATTCCCGAATATGAGGACTGCAAACGGCTTGCGGAACGGAACAGCATTCCACTTCGGCAGGTCTATGCGGAGGCACTTAGCAATCTCGACTCTGCTGACCCTATATATAGATCCCGCTGA